From Polynucleobacter sp. MWH-P3-07-1:
ATAGTGAAAGTGCAATGTTGGCACCGTGTGAATATGTAAACGTTTAAATAACAAAGAATGTAAATAACCCGCTTTTTCTTGCAAAGCTTGTAATGCATGATCAGGCTCTGCACCCAGGACGGTAAAGAAAACCTTGGCATGGGCTAAATCAGGAGAGAGCTCAACACTTTGCAAGGTAATTAAACCCAAACTGGGATTACGCAGCTCTCTTGGAATCAGCTCAGCCAGGTCTCGCTGA
This genomic window contains:
- the rbfA gene encoding 30S ribosome-binding factor RbfA gives rise to the protein MHKASPHRNQRLADQIQRDLAELIPRELRNPSLGLITLQSVELSPDLAHAKVFFTVLGAEPDHALQALQEKAGYLHSLLFKRLHIHTVPTLHFHYDVSVEHGIEMSKLIDQAVDSDHRDENK